In the genome of Pediococcus claussenii ATCC BAA-344, one region contains:
- a CDS encoding Asp23/Gls24 family envelope stress response protein codes for MEPNTPTTTLTFDENVLAKITGKTAENIDGVLSLEGNLIDKVTNQFSNGDDPTQGVNVDIDEDDHVVKLELDAILEYGKNAQSIFDKLTNKVSTAINEMTNMKVTEIKLNVKDMLTREEWAEQNKKKEQNKKKERDSKTGNEPTPDPKP; via the coding sequence ATGGAACCTAATACACCTACTACTACTCTTACTTTTGACGAAAACGTTTTAGCGAAAATAACCGGAAAAACGGCCGAAAACATTGACGGGGTCCTCTCACTGGAAGGCAACTTAATCGACAAAGTTACAAACCAATTCTCCAATGGCGATGATCCCACTCAGGGCGTTAACGTAGATATTGACGAAGATGATCATGTTGTCAAATTGGAATTAGATGCAATTTTGGAATATGGCAAAAATGCACAAAGTATTTTTGATAAATTAACCAATAAGGTTTCCACTGCCATCAATGAAATGACTAATATGAAAGTCACTGAGATTAAACTCAACGTTAAAGATATGCTAACGCGTGAAGAATGGGCAGAACAGAATAAGAAAAAGGAACAGAACAAAAAAAAGGAACGGGATTCTAAAACTGGTAACGAACCAACTCCAGACCCAAAACCTTAG